One stretch of Gadus chalcogrammus isolate NIFS_2021 chromosome 14, NIFS_Gcha_1.0, whole genome shotgun sequence DNA includes these proteins:
- the LOC130403554 gene encoding potassium-transporting ATPase subunit beta-like: MAALKEKRTCGQRCEDFGRFVWNSDNGTLFGRTPEKWVYISLYYVAFYVVMTGLFCLAIWTLMYTLDPYTPDYQDRLPSPGVMVWPDKYDEEHIVITYNSSDKVSVSKMSSCLHNFLGQYNDTLQKDCDHNCTKGKYFMQDKFLPGTHTKESCSFSVSQLGNCSGLHDPTFGYNCDMPCVIIKMNRIINYLPSQNNTQDIQVNCTVLEGKENVKKIEYFPENALMDRSYFPYYGKLAQPNYLNPLVAVRISLTGKRSAKFQCRVVADKITYENIHDPYEGKVVFTLQNLHVPSSPSSVHHHSSAL; the protein is encoded by the exons ATGGCCGCCTTGAAGGAGAAGAGAACGTGTGGCCAGCGCTGTGAAGACTTTGGACGTTTTGTCTGGAACTCAGACAATGGGACCTTGTTTGGCAGAACTCCCGAGAAATGGG TGTACATCAGCCTGTACTACGTGGCGTTCTACGTGGTGATGACGGGGCTCTTCTGCCTGGCCATCTGGACGCTGATGTACACCCTGGACCCGTACACTCCGGACTACCAGGACCGACTGCCCTCGCCAG gtgtgaTGGTGTGGCCAGATAAATATGATGAGGAGCATATAGTGATCACTTACAACTCCTCAGACAAAGTGAGCGTGAGCAAGATGTCCTCCTGCCTTCACAACTTCCTGGGGC aGTACAACGACACTCTACAGAAGGACTGTGACCACAACTGCACCAAGGGAAAGTACTTTATGCAGGACAAATTTCTACCTGGTACTCACACCAAGgagtcctgctccttctccgtCAGCCAGCTTGGCAACTGCTCCGGACTGCACGACCCCACCTTCGGCTACAACTGTGATATGCCCTGTGTCATCATTAAGATGAATAGG attATCAACTACCTCCCatcccaaaacaacacccaagACATACAAGTGAACTGTACAGTTCTG gaaGGAAAGGAGAACGTGAAGAAGATAGAGTACTTTCCAGAAAATGCTCTCATGGATAGATCTTACTTCCCCTACTATGGTAAACTGGCCCAG CCCAACTACCTGAACCCCCTGGTGGCCGTGAGAATCAGCCTGACGGGGAAACGCTCGGCCAAGTTCCAGTGCCGCGTGGTCGCAGATAAGATCACCTACGAGAACATTCACGACCCGTACGAGGGGAAGGTGGTCTTCACCCTCCAGAACCTCCATGTTCCCTCCAGCCCCAGCAGTGTACACCACCACAGCTCTGCTCTGTAG